In Solenopsis invicta isolate M01_SB chromosome 1, UNIL_Sinv_3.0, whole genome shotgun sequence, one genomic interval encodes:
- the LOC105201138 gene encoding myeloid differentiation primary response protein MyD88, translating to MDLSTVPLVATTVVSRQVIATMLNPMKVLPSDNGLPRDWRGLAHLLELSPELVSLLVSHSDPLMHMFTLLEKNQKNITIKNFQVMMEQMDRWDIIDDTEALFESDAERYLEHQQRAQVSAEPIDECADQEILTLGDIHRLKQGLETQYYDAFLLYAEEDIDFATEMVDKLETQFNLKLCLKDRDLVAGVEFEHEAVMKLISERCNRLLIIVSPSFLKSSANKFFLNYTQALSIEKRQRKIIPCIYKSCELPLQLKYIFNLDYNRKGLYDFWGKLRDSIQAPNSLATSSSIQEGKNSVIQESTEVKKILPDKYNDILHITQKTNEETLKYPQEKSENCETIVKASDIKTLNVSGKKNKTLLSWNKITSNWKTKQTKKNNQLSTEALVQNLPSVDNLSVDSLDLSSTHEYKEKKTKLFSKFTKKRIALKT from the exons ATGGATTTGTCGACTGTACCTCTTGTCGCAACTACTGTTGTGAGCCGACAAGTTATTGCAACTATGCTGAATCCTATGAAAGTTTTACCAAGTGATAATGGTTTGCCAAG GGATTGGAGGGGCTTGGCGCATCTGTTAGAGCTCAGTCCAGAACTTGTGTCGCTGCTAGTGTCACATTCTGATCCATTGATGCACATGTTCACACTGTTGgagaaaaatcaaaaaaacattacaataaaaaattttcaagtaatgATGGAACAAATGGATAGATGGGACATTATTGATGATACTGAAGCTTTGTTTG AAAGTGACGCTGAGAGATATTTGGAACACCAACAAAGAGCTCAAGTGTCAGCAGAGCCAATAGATGAATGTGCTGATCAGGAAATACTTACATTAG GTGATATTCACAGATTAAAGCAAGGTCTAGAAACACAATATTATGATGCATTTCTTTTGTATGCAGAAGAGGATATTGATTTTGCGACTGAGATGGTAGATAAGCTTGAGACCCAGTTCAATCTAAAG CTGTGCTTGAAAGATCGAGATTTAGTTGCTGGTGTAGAATTCGAGCACGAAGCGGTAATGAAGTTAATATCTGAACGATGTAATAGATTACTTATTATAGTATCACCGAGCTTTCTGAAAAGTTCagcaaacaaatttttcttaaactatACTCAAGCCTTAAGTATCG aaaagcGACAGAGAAAAATTATACCCTGTATATACAAAAGCTGTGAATTACCATTGCaactgaaatatatatttaatttggatTACAACCGTAAAGGATTATATGATTTTTGGGGCAAGTTACGTGATTCTATACAAGCTCCAAATTCTTTAGCTACAAG CAGTTCAATTCAagaaggaaaaaacagtgtaatACAAGAGAGTACAgaagtaaagaaaatattgcctgataaatataatgatatacTTCACATTACTCAAAAAACAAatgaagaaacattaaaatatccACAAGAGAAGAGTGAAAATTGTGAAACTATTGTGAAAGCAAGTGATATAAAAACTCTAAATGTCAGTGGTAAAAAGAATAAGACATTGTTATCATGGAACAAAATCACTTCAAATTGGAAGACAAAGCAGACCAAGAAAAATAATCAGTTATCTACAGAGGCACTCGTTCAAAACCTGCCATCGGTAGATAATTTATCGGTAGATAGCTTAGATTTATCAAGTACTCATGAGTATaaggaaaagaaaacaaaattatttagtaaattcacaaaaaaaagaattgctcTAAAGACTTAA
- the LOC105201230 gene encoding uncharacterized protein LOC105201230, whose product MSEQIATVHRYYEALEYIKYKINRQEAIEKISTLHSELEIKNADNFADRFSKTASIIEENLTIFKSACDHVDEVTNLLEYLYSINAKMMFSHNDCSLHDLSVIYMFIIFEDYFEQIPSFLKMAIIKGSCMEKQEHQESYKSLISDKIIEMIVFQDSDLCAVISCLNIKPYLLLKIKKIMVQETIKEKFIWLLEQNCKYVSIMNLPIYTFRSKEELLEFFSEDFQVSLDYSNLSLMSIWSEDITAAKALAMKLNKTITFINANFEFCYGIVLPFKGFSTFDLLRSDTYDEEAFQTFGDKINLNTCTGSVYYLFYDGRWQEPVKKTYWKSNDNIYAQATWEDFNRCTTSAIKANKDWRILPLNSKLKILTTLVHTLQCNGKFLLATHVAEWIRHSNVLEDILCCYQDEKFEISSFHTTKGVISLMHKDENVLFSYLTLSLLLNNCVVVLCNETSSILAPYFNMFSTAGIPPGVVNLLLNKNMHKSQQDESKMLLSNVYTHCTLLKQIVLPLK is encoded by the exons ATGTCTGAGCAAATTGCAACTGTGCACCGATATTATGAAGCcttagaatatattaaatataagatcAACAGGCAG GAAGCAATAGAAAAGATATCCACTTTACATAGCGAATTGGAAATTAAGAATGCTGATAATTTCGCAGATag ATTCTCCAAAACAGCGTCTATAATAGAAGAGAATTTAACGATTTTCAAATCTGCTTGTGATCATGTGGATGAAGTTACCAACCTTCTGGAATACTTATACAGTATCAATGCAAAAATGATGTTTAGTC ACAATGACTGCTCTTTGCATGATCTAAgtgtaatatatatgtttattatattcgAAGATTATTTCGAGCAAATtccatcatttttaaaaatggccATAAT taaaggTTCATGCATGGAAAAACAAGAACACCAAGAAtcttataaatcattaatttcag ATAAAATCATTGAGATGATTGTGTTCCAAGATTCAGATTTATGTGCAGTTATTAGCTGTTTGAACATTAAACCTTATcttctgttaaaaataaagaaaattatggttcaagaaacaataaaagagaaatttatatGGCTCTTGgaacaaaattgtaaatatgtttcAATCATGAATTTGCCCATTTATACATTTCGTTCAAAAGAAGAATTACTTGAATTTTTCTCAGAAGATTTTCAAGTTTCTTTAGATTActcaaatttaagtttaatgtCTATATGGTCAGAAGATATTACAGCTGCAAAAGCATTAGCAATGAAATTAAAC AAAACCATTACATTCATAAATGCAAACTTCGAGTTTTGTTATGGTATCGTATTACCTTTCAAAGGCTTTTCTACTTTTGACTTGCTTCGATCAGATACTTATGATGAAGAAGCATTTCAAACTTttggagataaaataaatttaaacacgtGTACAGGTTCagtttattatcttttttatgatGGCAGATGGCAAGAACCTGTAAAGAAAACATATTGGAAAtccaatgacaatatatatgcACAGGCAACATG GGAAGATTTTAACAGATGCACAACGTCTGCTATAAAAGCAAACAAAGATTGGAGAATTTTGCCTTTGAATTCTAAACTAAAGATCTTGACGACTCTTGTACATACATTACAATGCAATGG taaATTTCTGTTAGCAACACATGTGGCAGAATGGATAAGACATTCAAATGTACTTGAAGATATATTATGTTGCTATCAAGATGAAAAATTTGAGATAAGCAGCTTTCACACAACAAAAGGCGTTATTTCTCTTATGCATAAAGATGAAAATGTATTGTTTAGTTATCTAACGCTATCTTTACTTCTTAACAATTGTGTTGTTGTACTATGTAATGAAACTTCAAGTATTTTAGCACCGTATTTTAACATGTTTTCAACAGCTGGGATACCTCCAGGTgttgtaaatttgttattaaataaaaatatgcacaAATCTCAACAAGACGAGTCAAAAATGTTACTAAGTAACGTATACACGCATTGTACTTTATTGAAGCAAATTGTACTCcctcttaaataa